From the genome of bacterium:
ATCTTTTCTGGGAAGCTCTCCAAAAAATGTTTGATCATGACCATTCAGCAGCACGCGGCCTTATGAGCACTCGGGGATTAATCATTTTTGAGCATAAAACACCTTTAGGGTCAGAGAATGCAGTTGATCTATTTGAAAGAGTAAGTGTAGAACGGGCTTCTGAAGGAGTTGCAAGAAGTTTCTCTGATTATAATATACTGCTGGATGATAATATTGTTAAGGAAGTACCTAAAATAGTAAAGGTTTAAGAGGTTTACTTTAAAGATTAAAGGGTAAATCAGTGTTTAAAGAAGAAGAATTTATACAGCTATCGTCTTTACAGCATTTTATTTTTTGTCAAAGACAGTGTGCTTTAATTCATATTGAACAGATGTGGGTTGAAAATATTTTTACAGCAGAAGGAAGAGTTATGCACACCAATGTTCATAAGGGAAATATAAAAAATATAAAGAATAGTAGAATAGAAACAGGAGTTATGCTACATTCTTTTGGAGTTGGTTTAGTTGGCAAAGCAGATGTTGTTGAATTTTACAAAAGAGTAGGTGAATCATACTGGATACCATTTCCTGTAGAATATAAACGAGGTAAACCCAAACAGAATAACTGTGATAAGGTTCAACTTTGTGCTCAAGCTCTCTGTCTTGAAGAAATGCTTAAAATAAAAGTTGAGCGTGGTGCTTTATTTTATGGTAGGACAAGACGTAGATTGGATGTAGTTTTTGATAATGTTTTACGTAACGAAACTAAAGAAATAATCAGGCAAGTTAGAATTTTTATTGAAAAAGGAAAAACTCCGGCTCCTGTTTACACTTCTAAATGTAAAACTTGCTCTTTTTATGAGGAATGTTTACCAAAACTAATAAGTCGCAAGGTTTCTGTA
Proteins encoded in this window:
- the cas4 gene encoding CRISPR-associated protein Cas4, encoding MFKEEEFIQLSSLQHFIFCQRQCALIHIEQMWVENIFTAEGRVMHTNVHKGNIKNIKNSRIETGVMLHSFGVGLVGKADVVEFYKRVGESYWIPFPVEYKRGKPKQNNCDKVQLCAQALCLEEMLKIKVERGALFYGRTRRRLDVVFDNVLRNETKEIIRQVRIFIEKGKTPAPVYTSKCKTCSFYEECLPKLISRKVSVKRFLKEEIEGIINQ